In one window of Halococcus salifodinae DSM 8989 DNA:
- a CDS encoding formate/nitrite transporter family protein: MNDDNDAGGAIAESTDHAASGAPDAGWAIGDRFSSEEIFQRVLATADEEVATGTRELFFSGLAAGFAIVITFVGHAAVSAYFPESTLLGSLLYPIGFIYIILGRYQLYTENTLPPVALVLARLASLPMMVRVWVVVLLGNVLGAALGVFVLANSHVLSTAAMQAGADFTRTGLETAWWDVFFKALFAGWLVAGVVWLGHAVQDSVTRLFLIYIVFYTIAAAELYHVVTTAADALFFVFIGEAGLLTVGYAFWLPVLLGNTVGGVFLVALVNYGQTERQRFPEVRGLSLREWLVGWEGGREREPVNIKEAGPRDDD; this comes from the coding sequence ATGAACGACGACAACGACGCGGGCGGGGCGATCGCCGAGTCGACCGATCACGCCGCCTCGGGTGCGCCCGACGCCGGCTGGGCGATCGGCGACCGTTTCTCCTCGGAGGAGATCTTCCAACGGGTGCTCGCCACCGCCGACGAGGAGGTCGCCACCGGCACCCGCGAACTGTTCTTCAGCGGCCTCGCCGCGGGCTTTGCCATCGTCATCACGTTCGTCGGTCACGCGGCGGTGAGCGCGTACTTCCCCGAGAGTACGCTGCTTGGCTCCCTTTTGTATCCGATCGGCTTCATCTACATTATCCTCGGGCGCTACCAGCTCTACACCGAGAACACGCTACCGCCCGTGGCGCTGGTGCTGGCTCGCCTCGCCAGCCTGCCGATGATGGTGCGCGTCTGGGTCGTCGTGCTGCTCGGCAACGTCCTCGGAGCCGCTCTCGGCGTGTTCGTCCTCGCCAACAGTCACGTGCTCTCGACCGCGGCAATGCAAGCAGGTGCTGATTTCACCCGGACGGGACTCGAAACCGCCTGGTGGGACGTGTTCTTCAAGGCACTGTTCGCGGGCTGGCTCGTTGCCGGCGTGGTGTGGCTCGGTCACGCCGTCCAGGACTCGGTCACGCGCCTGTTCCTCATCTACATCGTGTTCTACACGATCGCCGCGGCGGAGCTCTATCACGTCGTCACCACTGCGGCGGACGCGCTCTTTTTCGTGTTCATCGGAGAAGCCGGACTCCTCACCGTCGGCTACGCGTTCTGGCTTCCGGTGTTGCTTGGCAACACTGTCGGCGGCGTCTTCCTGGTGGCGCTCGTGAACTACGGGCAGACCGAACGCCAGCGCTTCCCCGAAGTCCGTGGACTCTCGCTGCGCGAGTGGCTCGTCGGCTGGGAGGGTGGTCGCGAGCGTGAGCCGGTGAACATCAAGGAGGCCGGCCCAAGAGACGACGATTGA
- a CDS encoding ester cyclase, which yields MSKQTEILHRLFEGVWNGENPDVADELVGPEYVIHDCEIAEEMRGPELYKTLVRMTREGFPDMEFTIEDAVEEGSKVALRWTMTGTHEGPMGDMEPTGKRVEMLAVEINRFEDRQLIETWTQSALSS from the coding sequence ATGAGCAAACAAACCGAAATTCTTCACCGGCTCTTTGAGGGAGTATGGAACGGAGAAAACCCAGATGTTGCGGATGAACTTGTTGGACCAGAGTACGTCATCCACGACTGCGAGATTGCCGAGGAGATGCGCGGGCCAGAATTGTACAAAACATTGGTGAGAATGACCCGAGAGGGCTTCCCGGATATGGAGTTCACTATTGAGGACGCCGTAGAAGAGGGCAGTAAGGTAGCTCTCCGGTGGACGATGACCGGGACCCACGAAGGTCCTATGGGCGACATGGAGCCGACCGGGAAACGAGTAGAGATGCTCGCCGTCGAAATCAATCGATTCGAGGATAGACAGCTGATTGAGACATGGACTCAGTCGGCACTGTCTAGTTGA
- a CDS encoding IS6 family transposase has protein sequence MKLGDLLGETLNVDCGEVWENERTPTPVRVFGVRLHSMGLSLREIVAVFDWLGVDRSHGAVWNWTHTLSETQADPPTAEPSRVAVDEKQITVDGEKKWLYAAVDTDSKLLLDIEVFSRRGTDSASAFLHRLTTRHEVSDTEFLVDAGGYLTALARRELSGQLNYSERNLIEKLFQTVAMRIDRFHSFWRGSPASARRWLRRFKHHYNYDRPNQALDGRTPVEEVLN, from the coding sequence ATGAAACTCGGAGACCTGCTCGGAGAGACGTTGAACGTGGACTGTGGTGAGGTTTGGGAGAACGAACGCACCCCGACACCCGTCAGGGTGTTCGGGGTGCGTCTCCATTCGATGGGGCTGTCGCTGCGGGAGATCGTCGCTGTATTTGATTGGCTTGGCGTCGATCGTTCCCACGGAGCGGTTTGGAACTGGACGCATACGCTCTCAGAGACCCAGGCTGACCCGCCGACGGCGGAGCCGTCGCGGGTCGCCGTTGATGAGAAACAGATTACCGTCGACGGCGAGAAAAAGTGGCTCTACGCTGCTGTCGACACCGACTCGAAGCTGCTGCTCGATATCGAGGTATTCAGCCGACGCGGGACCGATTCCGCGTCGGCGTTCCTCCACCGACTCACTACCAGACATGAGGTTTCAGATACCGAGTTTCTCGTCGACGCCGGCGGGTATCTGACTGCTCTCGCTCGGCGTGAGTTGAGCGGACAGCTCAACTACAGTGAGCGTAATCTGATCGAGAAGCTGTTTCAGACTGTGGCGATGCGGATCGACCGCTTTCACTCGTTCTGGCGGGGGAGTCCAGCCAGCGCACGGCGCTGGCTGCGACGGTTCAAGCATCACTACAACTACGATCGACCGAATCAAGCGCTCGATGGACGAACACCCGTCGAAGAGGTTCTCAACTAG
- a CDS encoding alpha/beta fold hydrolase, which produces MKQRVLFIHGAGGYEDDQILATDLRDVLGTAYNVRYPKMPDGTEVERWNEQIANELAASDGRVILVGHSLGGSLLLKYLSEETVEQPVAGLFLLAPPYWGAEGWDVDEYTLQNNVASKLPTELPVFFYHSRADEIVPFAHLALYAGKLPQATIHERDSGGHQFNNDLSEVARDIKRLKQKNS; this is translated from the coding sequence ATGAAACAACGAGTGCTGTTCATTCACGGCGCCGGGGGATACGAGGATGATCAAATATTGGCGACTGATCTGCGTGATGTGCTGGGGACGGCATACAACGTTCGGTATCCGAAAATGCCGGATGGAACCGAGGTAGAGAGATGGAACGAGCAGATCGCAAACGAACTCGCTGCTTCAGATGGCAGGGTGATTCTCGTCGGGCATTCGCTAGGTGGTTCGCTCCTGCTGAAATATCTTTCCGAAGAGACGGTTGAACAACCTGTTGCCGGACTGTTTCTGCTCGCGCCACCCTACTGGGGTGCTGAAGGGTGGGATGTCGACGAGTACACGCTGCAAAACAACGTCGCATCGAAGCTACCCACTGAACTGCCAGTGTTCTTCTACCACAGCCGCGCTGACGAAATAGTACCATTTGCCCACCTTGCGCTGTACGCAGGAAAACTTCCGCAGGCAACTATTCACGAGCGTGATAGCGGCGGACATCAGTTCAACAACGATTTGTCAGAAGTTGCTCGTGACATCAAACGACTGAAGCAGAAGAACTCATAG
- a CDS encoding DUF7345 domain-containing protein — protein sequence MSTARGLPIRVTLWCVFLGVVAVGGVAAEPVWPQERQIETERNESDNRLHIALRSDGSADVRMSYRTRLDDPNETAAFRQLRANARATPERYSERFAERMSEAAATAEVTTGREMAIENVSVRTTRPDSTVGVVTYTFTWRGFATTNGERLGVGDALEGFVLHDGSQVTIAWPDGYEPATIRPSPDDRRANAVVWTDSPAFEEDGPRVVVSASNTTTVGSSGDADPGGVIPNAVEDLPRGVAALVVVLVVVVVVFLVYRKSGTTTAETTGAAGSETAATVAPGSDSIDGGATSVDGGTADDTDATEPARDEPNDDAAKLLSNEEQVLRVLERHDGRMKQQQVVTALDWTEAKTSQVVSSLRAEDKVEGFRLGRENVLSLPEDPTGEAGSNGDNSG from the coding sequence ATGAGCACGGCACGAGGGTTGCCGATCCGCGTTACCCTCTGGTGTGTCTTCCTCGGGGTCGTCGCCGTGGGCGGCGTTGCCGCCGAACCGGTGTGGCCACAAGAACGCCAAATCGAGACCGAACGCAACGAGTCCGACAACCGACTCCACATCGCGCTCCGATCGGATGGCTCGGCGGACGTCCGGATGAGCTACCGCACCCGGCTCGACGATCCGAACGAGACGGCTGCCTTTCGGCAGCTCCGAGCGAACGCCCGAGCCACCCCGGAACGCTACAGCGAGCGGTTCGCCGAACGGATGAGCGAGGCGGCCGCGACCGCCGAGGTGACGACGGGCCGAGAGATGGCGATCGAGAACGTGAGCGTGCGGACCACGCGCCCGGATAGTACCGTCGGAGTCGTGACCTACACCTTCACGTGGCGTGGTTTCGCGACGACCAACGGCGAACGTCTCGGGGTCGGCGACGCACTCGAAGGGTTCGTCCTCCACGACGGATCGCAGGTCACGATCGCCTGGCCGGACGGCTACGAGCCGGCCACGATACGTCCATCTCCCGACGACCGACGAGCGAACGCCGTCGTCTGGACGGACTCGCCGGCGTTCGAGGAAGACGGCCCGCGAGTCGTGGTGTCCGCGTCGAACACGACCACCGTCGGTTCGTCGGGGGATGCCGATCCGGGTGGCGTGATCCCGAACGCCGTCGAAGACCTCCCGCGTGGCGTGGCGGCGCTCGTGGTGGTCCTCGTCGTGGTCGTCGTTGTCTTCCTCGTCTACCGGAAGAGCGGGACGACGACTGCCGAAACGACTGGAGCCGCGGGGAGCGAAACCGCGGCCACGGTCGCACCCGGGAGCGACTCGATCGACGGAGGCGCGACGAGCGTCGATGGTGGCACCGCCGACGACACGGACGCTACCGAACCGGCGCGCGACGAACCGAACGACGACGCGGCGAAGCTACTGAGCAACGAGGAGCAGGTGCTGCGGGTGCTCGAACGGCACGACGGACGCATGAAACAACAGCAGGTCGTCACCGCGCTTGATTGGACCGAAGCGAAGACGAGTCAGGTGGTTTCCAGCCTGCGTGCCGAGGACAAAGTCGAGGGGTTCCGGCTCGGCCGCGAGAACGTCCTGTCGCTCCCCGAAGATCCGACCGGCGAAGCGGGCTCGAACGGGGATAATTCGGGTTGA
- a CDS encoding class I SAM-dependent methyltransferase, translating to MILETLILQHILFAVPMTNTERDYHGYTPMDYDADSEADEVYQRCLSSLLTHAPIGRDDTVVDIGTGTGIVALELASKCDHVLGRDIYDEWLQYAREKAERRSIENVSFDHGSFREPNIEESVNVVVASYALYMAYDEGSEDELRTAIDGLVALNPRCIVVADKMRFGPTQTPNDYETLPPMGTVANLLAGAGFTLTDIEIITESVGVLIATR from the coding sequence ATGATTCTTGAGACCCTTATCCTGCAGCATATCCTATTCGCCGTACCGATGACCAACACGGAACGCGACTATCACGGCTACACCCCGATGGACTACGATGCGGACAGCGAGGCAGATGAGGTGTACCAGAGGTGTCTGTCCTCTCTTCTCACGCACGCTCCAATCGGGCGCGATGATACCGTGGTCGATATCGGTACGGGCACAGGTATCGTCGCTCTCGAACTTGCATCGAAGTGTGACCACGTGTTAGGGCGAGACATCTACGACGAGTGGCTCCAGTACGCCCGAGAGAAGGCTGAAAGACGCAGTATCGAGAATGTCTCATTCGATCACGGATCATTTCGTGAACCGAACATTGAGGAATCTGTGAATGTCGTCGTCGCCAGCTACGCCCTGTATATGGCCTACGATGAAGGGAGCGAGGACGAATTACGCACGGCCATCGACGGTCTCGTGGCGTTGAATCCTCGTTGTATAGTGGTGGCCGACAAAATGCGCTTCGGGCCGACGCAGACCCCAAACGATTACGAAACACTGCCACCGATGGGAACTGTCGCCAATCTCCTCGCAGGTGCAGGCTTCACGCTCACCGATATCGAAATTATTACTGAGTCGGTCGGTGTCCTCATCGCCACTCGATAG
- a CDS encoding inorganic phosphate transporter → MVAAGTAAVLVVATVASLFMAWTIGAGSSGSTPFAPAVGARAISVMRAGFLVGILGFLGAVLQGANVADAVGTGLVGGISLSPTASTVLLLLAAALVAVGIFTGYPIATAFTVTGAVVGVGLGLGGSPVWPKYVEIGTLWLLTPFVGGGIAYVTARTLRHEAIPERYTVPVLGGIVGLIVANVPFTLLGSDSGGASIAAAVATDLPLSTTIGTGLVSVAVAGLVAGALVWDLSSGVDSAERHFLLALGGLVAFSAGGSQVGLAVGPLLAAFQGTTLPFSVSLLALLVFGGIGLLAGSWMGAPRMIKAIAQDYSSLGPRRSIAALIPSFAIAQTAVVFGIPVSFNEIIVSAVIGSGFAAGGGGVSARKMGYTVLAWIGSLVLALGAGYAVITAIELL, encoded by the coding sequence ATGGTCGCGGCCGGAACGGCAGCCGTCCTCGTCGTCGCGACCGTCGCCAGCCTGTTCATGGCGTGGACCATCGGCGCGGGATCGTCGGGATCGACACCCTTCGCGCCCGCCGTGGGCGCACGCGCCATCTCGGTGATGCGCGCGGGCTTTCTCGTCGGCATTCTCGGCTTCCTCGGTGCGGTGCTCCAGGGCGCGAACGTCGCGGACGCGGTCGGCACAGGACTGGTCGGCGGGATCTCGCTCTCGCCGACGGCGTCGACGGTACTCCTCCTGCTCGCGGCGGCGCTCGTCGCGGTCGGCATCTTCACCGGCTATCCGATCGCCACCGCGTTCACCGTGACGGGAGCGGTCGTCGGCGTCGGGCTCGGGCTCGGTGGCAGCCCCGTCTGGCCGAAGTACGTCGAGATCGGCACGCTGTGGCTGCTCACGCCGTTCGTCGGTGGCGGTATCGCATACGTCACCGCGCGGACGCTCCGCCACGAGGCGATCCCCGAGCGCTACACCGTCCCGGTCCTCGGCGGGATCGTCGGTCTCATCGTGGCGAACGTCCCCTTCACGCTTCTCGGCTCGGACTCCGGCGGGGCGTCGATCGCCGCCGCGGTGGCGACGGATCTCCCGCTATCGACGACGATCGGGACGGGACTCGTGTCGGTCGCCGTCGCCGGTCTCGTCGCAGGCGCGCTCGTCTGGGACCTCAGCTCGGGCGTCGACAGCGCCGAACGCCACTTCCTGCTGGCGCTCGGCGGCCTCGTGGCGTTCTCGGCTGGCGGGAGCCAGGTCGGGCTCGCGGTCGGCCCGCTGCTCGCCGCGTTTCAGGGAACGACCCTGCCGTTTTCGGTGTCGTTGCTCGCGCTGCTGGTGTTCGGCGGGATCGGCCTGCTCGCCGGATCGTGGATGGGCGCGCCCCGGATGATCAAGGCGATCGCGCAGGACTACTCCTCGCTCGGGCCGCGGCGATCCATCGCGGCGCTCATCCCCTCCTTCGCGATCGCCCAGACGGCGGTCGTCTTCGGGATCCCGGTGTCGTTCAACGAGATCATCGTGAGCGCGGTGATCGGTAGCGGCTTTGCGGCCGGTGGGGGCGGCGTCAGCGCGCGGAAAATGGGCTACACCGTGCTCGCGTGGATCGGTTCGCTCGTGCTGGCGCTGGGGGCGGGCTACGCCGTGATCACCGCGATCGAACTGCTGTGA